From the Bacteroidales bacterium genome, the window ACCTTGCCTGCCATGCTTCAAAAGGAAAAACAAACCGCACAGAGATAATGTACAGACAAGGCGGATTTGTTTATGTTTACCTGATTTATGGTATGTACTGGATGCTTAATTTTGTTACAGGAAAACCAGAACAACCGCAAGCAATATTAATAAGAGCTGTAGAAAACATAAACGGACCCGGCAAATTGACAAAAAAATTAGAAATAGACAAATCGTTTAACGGTGAAGATCTTTATACTTCAGATAGGCTTTGGGTTGAAAACAATAATGAAAAAATAAAATATATTACTACTCCGAGAATTGGTGTTGATTATGCCGGAGAAAAATGGAAAAATATTAATTGGAGGTTTGTATTAAAACCCGTTTAGCTTCATAGTAACAGTAGGAATAAGTAAAAGAAATCCTAATATCATAAGAGCTATCATAAAAGGTGTTATCCATTTAACCCATTTTTCGTATGGTATTTTTGCTACACCCAAAACACCAATTAAAACACCTGATGTTGGAGTTATCATATTTGTAAATCCATCTCCGAATTGAAAAGCCATAACAGTAGCCTGTCTTGAAATACCTATTAAATCGGAAAACGGAGCCATTATTGGCATTGTAAGTGCTGCTTTTGCCG encodes:
- a CDS encoding DNA-3-methyladenine glycosylase — encoded protein: MNNNRIKNQFFEQDALIIAPQLLGKILIRKYPDNSIFRSKITEIEVYKGEEDLACHASKGKTNRTEIMYRQGGFVYVYLIYGMYWMLNFVTGKPEQPQAILIRAVENINGPGKLTKKLEIDKSFNGEDLYTSDRLWVENNNEKIKYITTPRIGVDYAGEKWKNINWRFVLKPV